The following DNA comes from Chryseobacterium gallinarum.
AAAAAATATTCCGATATCTTTTGTCCCCAACTATTCCTAAAGAAGATTTTAAGGCAATAAATGAGAGTTTTAGCTTTTAACCATAAAAAAAGCACCGATAATATCGATGCTTTTGATGGTATGTTAAAATAATTCTTACGAATTTTTCAAAGCTTCTGCTCCGGAAACAATTTCCAGGATTTCGTTGGTAATTGCTGCCTGTCTCGCTTTGTTGTAGAAGATCACAAGATCATTCTTTAGAGCCTGGGCGTTGTCTGTTGCTTTGTGCATTGCAGTCATTCTCGCTCCGTGCTCTGATGCAATTGAGTCTAAAATTGCTTTGAAAATCTGGGTTTTGATAGATTTTGGAATCAAATTATCAAGAATCTCAGCTCTGTTTGGCTCAAAGATATAATCTGTTTCAACTTCTGATTCTGTATTTTCAGGCATTGAGATAGGAAGAACTCTTTCTGTTGTTACTTCCTGAGTTGCTGCATTCACGAATTTATTGTAAATAACATAAACTTCGTCAAATTTTCCTTCCGTGAAACTAGTCATTACTCCTTCAACGATGTGAGCAACAGTATCAAAGTTCATGTTATCGTACACAGAGCTTCCATTGGCATATACCGTACGGCTTTTTCTTACTGCATCATATACCTTTTTTCCTACAGGAAGAACTTCAATCTCATATTGAGAATTGTTCTGAAACTGAAGGTTAAGCTCTTTTACGATTGAAGAGTTAAAAGCTCCCGCAAGACCCCTGTTTGAAGTAACAGCGATGAAAAGTATTCTTTTAACCTCTCTTTTCTGAGCATATACAGAAATCTGATCAGGATCAGAGCTAGAATTTACATTCTGGATAAGCTCCTGTAATTTTTCAGAATATGGTCTTAACATTACGATTGCATCCTGTGCTTTTTTAAGTTTCGCAGCGGAAACCATTTTCATAGCACGTGTAATCTGCATCGTAGATGAAATTGACGTAATTCTGCCTCGTATTTCTTTTAAGTTTGCCATTAATTTGGGTTCAAAG
Coding sequences within:
- the atpG gene encoding ATP synthase F1 subunit gamma; the encoded protein is MANLKEIRGRITSISSTMQITRAMKMVSAAKLKKAQDAIVMLRPYSEKLQELIQNVNSSSDPDQISVYAQKREVKRILFIAVTSNRGLAGAFNSSIVKELNLQFQNNSQYEIEVLPVGKKVYDAVRKSRTVYANGSSVYDNMNFDTVAHIVEGVMTSFTEGKFDEVYVIYNKFVNAATQEVTTERVLPISMPENTESEVETDYIFEPNRAEILDNLIPKSIKTQIFKAILDSIASEHGARMTAMHKATDNAQALKNDLVIFYNKARQAAITNEILEIVSGAEALKNS